In the genome of Hyphomonas sp. Mor2, one region contains:
- a CDS encoding 2'-deoxycytidine 5'-triphosphate deaminase: protein MADGKIGVLSDRELTALFETGAVKSQSALDSDQIQPASLDLRLGFEAHRIRASFLPGDKRKVADVLEDPGTELHRIPLTEDGAVLETGCVYLVPLQESLRLPAGISGRANPKSSTGRIDVFTRVVTNRSKAFDDVPTGYSGPLWLEISPRTFPILVRPGDRLAQLRLRRGRSDEATEKTVSIDLDQPGGQPVGWRAKRHGGLIDLRGIGAHEVHQFWEPLYARGGRLILDPEEFYILASRETVKVAAGKAAEMAPIAPELGEFRAHYAGFFDPGFGTNEGGSRAVLEVRSRDVPFVLEHGQPVAKLIYEPMASKPRALYGGKTSNYQGQRLKLSKHFARPE from the coding sequence ATGGCTGACGGAAAAATTGGGGTTTTATCCGATCGCGAACTGACGGCGCTGTTTGAGACGGGCGCCGTAAAGTCGCAAAGCGCGCTCGATAGTGACCAGATTCAGCCCGCCAGCCTGGATCTTCGACTGGGCTTTGAAGCCCACCGAATCCGCGCCAGCTTCCTGCCCGGCGACAAGCGCAAGGTCGCCGATGTGCTCGAGGACCCCGGGACAGAGCTGCACCGGATCCCGCTGACCGAAGACGGCGCCGTGCTCGAGACCGGGTGTGTGTATCTCGTGCCGCTGCAGGAGAGTCTGCGTCTGCCTGCCGGCATTTCAGGCCGTGCCAATCCGAAAAGCTCGACCGGGCGTATCGATGTGTTCACCCGGGTCGTCACCAACCGCTCCAAGGCGTTTGACGATGTGCCGACCGGCTATTCCGGCCCGCTCTGGCTGGAAATCAGCCCGCGCACCTTCCCGATCCTGGTCCGCCCGGGTGACCGGCTCGCCCAGCTCCGCCTGCGGCGTGGGCGCAGCGATGAGGCGACCGAGAAAACCGTGTCCATTGATCTCGATCAGCCGGGCGGCCAACCGGTCGGCTGGCGCGCCAAACGCCATGGCGGCCTGATCGATCTACGCGGTATCGGCGCGCATGAGGTGCATCAATTCTGGGAGCCGCTCTATGCCCGCGGCGGCCGCCTGATCCTCGATCCGGAGGAGTTCTACATTCTGGCCAGCCGCGAGACGGTCAAGGTCGCCGCCGGCAAAGCCGCGGAAATGGCTCCGATCGCACCGGAACTCGGCGAGTTCCGTGCCCATTATGCCGGCTTCTTCGACCCCGGCTTCGGCACCAATGAAGGCGGCAGCCGCGCTGTTCTGGAAGTCCGCTCAAGGGATGTGCCGTTCGTGCTGGAGCACGGCCAACCGGTGGCCAAGCTGATCTATGAGCCAATGGCCTCGAAACCGCGCGCGCTCTATGGCGGCAAGACGAGTAACTACCAGGGTCAGAGGTTGAAACTGTCCAAGCACTTTGCGCGGCCGGAGTGA
- the metZ gene encoding O-succinylhomoserine sulfhydrylase has translation MTKRSDTWAPATKLVRGGTMRSEFGETSEAMFLTSGYAYDSAEQAAARMAGDEEGYVYSRYGNPTNQMLAERLALLEGAETCRVTASGMGAISSAMIAPCSAGDRVVAASALFGSCRHICSTILPRYGVETEFVNGTDLEDWKRALSKPTRLVLIESPSNPLLEAVDIAAVAELAHAAGALLVIDNVFATPILQKPLELGADLVVYSATKHMDGQGRVLLGAILGNSEFIEEHIDPWLRHTGPAASPFNAWVVLKGLETLDLRVNQASANAATIADAIAGHANVKAVRYPGREDHPDFAVHQKQMLSGGTLVAFSIKGAREEAFKVLNALELIDISNNLGDTKSLACHPCSTTHRALTEEEQAEMGLDESWIRLSVGLEDAGDITRDLMQALSVL, from the coding sequence ATGACAAAGCGCAGCGACACTTGGGCCCCAGCCACCAAATTGGTGCGCGGCGGAACCATGCGCTCTGAGTTCGGGGAAACCTCAGAGGCGATGTTCCTGACCTCGGGCTATGCCTATGACAGCGCCGAACAGGCCGCCGCGCGCATGGCCGGGGATGAAGAAGGCTATGTTTATTCGCGCTATGGCAACCCGACCAATCAGATGCTGGCCGAGCGCCTGGCGCTGCTGGAAGGCGCCGAAACCTGCCGGGTCACAGCGTCCGGCATGGGCGCGATTTCGTCGGCCATGATCGCCCCTTGCAGCGCCGGCGACCGTGTGGTCGCGGCGAGCGCGCTGTTTGGCTCCTGCCGCCATATCTGCTCAACCATCCTGCCACGCTATGGGGTCGAGACCGAGTTTGTGAACGGCACGGATCTGGAGGACTGGAAACGGGCCTTGTCCAAGCCGACACGCCTGGTCCTGATCGAGAGCCCGTCCAATCCTCTGCTCGAGGCGGTTGATATTGCCGCCGTCGCAGAGCTGGCGCACGCCGCCGGGGCGCTGCTGGTGATTGATAATGTGTTCGCCACGCCGATCCTGCAAAAGCCGCTGGAGCTTGGCGCAGACCTGGTCGTCTATTCAGCGACCAAGCATATGGATGGCCAGGGCCGGGTCCTGCTCGGCGCCATTCTTGGAAACAGCGAGTTCATTGAAGAGCATATCGACCCCTGGCTGCGCCATACAGGCCCGGCGGCATCGCCGTTCAATGCTTGGGTGGTTCTGAAAGGATTGGAGACGCTGGATCTGCGGGTCAATCAGGCCAGCGCTAACGCCGCGACTATTGCCGACGCAATTGCCGGGCATGCAAACGTGAAAGCCGTCCGCTATCCAGGCCGCGAGGATCATCCGGACTTTGCCGTGCATCAAAAGCAGATGCTCTCTGGCGGGACGCTGGTAGCTTTCTCAATCAAGGGCGCGCGCGAAGAAGCGTTTAAAGTTCTGAATGCGCTGGAGCTGATCGATATTTCCAACAATCTTGGCGATACGAAATCGCTCGCTTGTCACCCCTGCTCGACCACACACCGGGCGCTGACGGAGGAAGAGCAAGCGGAGATGGGGCTCGATGAGAGCTGGATTCGGCTATCAGTCGGTCTCGAAGATGCCGGCGATATCACCCGCGACCTGATGCAAGCGCTTAGTGTGCTTTGA